In Labilibaculum sp. DW002, one DNA window encodes the following:
- a CDS encoding polysaccharide pyruvyl transferase family protein, whose product MKFGLLVYWDKVRNIGEYIQSLAPLPFLPQVDQFINKETLSDYSGDKHKLILNGWFMHYPQNWPPSNNIKPLIISFHISPKTKDLLLNDKAIEYYKLHEPIGCRDHDTLELLKNKGVNAYFSGCLTLALDRNLYKDENYQDKIIFSDVLYNMARYNPNLTLKTLFRSFLRTPKVIYQAWKKKQLINKLFPKDIRKKAKYIIQERSLKKFTHDERFDVATDFLKQLANAKLVVTSRLHTALPCLAFGTPVIFIDGKLSRKFDSSRLSSYTDSMLNTINMNEIQQKSSEELHEMINKYSQGNPNTYLRYRNELIERVQKFINKN is encoded by the coding sequence ATGAAATTTGGACTATTAGTTTATTGGGATAAAGTTAGGAATATAGGGGAGTACATTCAAAGTTTAGCACCTCTTCCTTTCTTGCCTCAAGTAGATCAATTTATAAACAAAGAAACACTCTCTGACTATTCAGGAGATAAGCATAAGCTTATTTTAAATGGTTGGTTTATGCATTATCCTCAAAATTGGCCTCCGAGTAACAACATCAAACCTCTGATTATTTCATTTCATATTTCACCAAAAACCAAAGATCTATTGCTTAATGATAAAGCCATTGAGTATTATAAATTACACGAACCAATTGGTTGCAGAGATCATGATACACTTGAATTATTAAAAAACAAGGGCGTAAATGCCTATTTTTCTGGCTGCTTAACACTTGCATTAGATAGAAATCTCTACAAAGATGAGAACTATCAAGACAAGATCATTTTTAGCGATGTATTGTACAATATGGCAAGATACAACCCTAATTTAACGCTAAAGACTCTTTTCCGTAGTTTTTTACGAACACCAAAGGTGATTTATCAGGCTTGGAAAAAAAAGCAACTGATTAATAAATTGTTCCCAAAAGATATCCGAAAAAAGGCAAAGTATATTATTCAGGAACGTAGCTTAAAAAAATTCACTCATGATGAACGATTTGATGTCGCTACTGATTTCTTAAAACAGTTAGCCAATGCGAAACTTGTTGTTACTTCTCGTTTGCATACTGCTCTACCCTGTCTTGCTTTTGGAACTCCAGTTATTTTTATTGATGGAAAACTAAGCCGAAAATTTGATTCTAGTAGATTGAGTAGCTATACCGACTCGATGTTGAACACAATTAATATGAATGAAATTCAACAAAAATCTTCTGAAGAACTTCATGAAATGATAAACAAATATTCCCAAGGAAATCCTAATACTTATTTAAGATACAGAAATGAATTAATCGAACGAGTTCAGAAATTCATCAATAAAAATTAA
- the truB gene encoding tRNA pseudouridine(55) synthase TruB, translating into MIQFETDNDFQEGALLLFNKPYKWTSFDLVNKVKFKIKHKYDFKKIKVGHAGTLDPLATGLMIVCTGKYTKRIDTYQAQVKEYIATLKLGSTTPSFDLETEIDETYPTEHIDNALIDETLKGFLGEIRQRPPAYSAIKIDGKRAYEYARKGQEVEIKEKILVIDEIEVLSWKEDVLKIRVVCSKGTYIRALARDIGQKLNSGAHLIGLERTRIGEFKTDQALEIEDFISYLENL; encoded by the coding sequence ATGATTCAATTTGAGACTGATAATGATTTTCAAGAAGGGGCATTACTTCTTTTCAATAAGCCTTATAAATGGACATCTTTCGATTTAGTGAACAAGGTTAAGTTTAAGATAAAGCATAAATACGACTTTAAAAAGATTAAGGTTGGTCATGCAGGAACACTTGATCCATTGGCAACAGGGCTAATGATTGTTTGTACGGGGAAATACACAAAACGTATTGATACGTATCAGGCTCAAGTAAAAGAGTATATTGCGACATTGAAATTGGGATCAACCACACCATCATTCGACTTGGAAACAGAGATTGATGAAACTTACCCAACAGAACATATTGATAATGCTTTAATAGATGAAACGCTAAAAGGTTTCTTAGGTGAAATTCGTCAGAGACCACCCGCTTATTCTGCCATTAAAATTGATGGGAAAAGAGCCTATGAATATGCTCGAAAAGGACAAGAAGTTGAAATCAAAGAAAAGATTTTGGTTATCGACGAAATCGAAGTTTTAAGTTGGAAAGAAGATGTTCTTAAAATAAGAGTGGTTTGTAGTAAGGGAACATATATACGAGCATTGGCTCGCGACATAGGACAAAAATTGAATAGTGGAGCACATTTGATTGGTTTGGAACGAACTCGCATAGGCGAATTTAAAACAGATCAGGCACTTGAAATAGAAGATTTTATAAGCTATTTAGAGAATTTATAA
- a CDS encoding NAD(P)-dependent oxidoreductase produces the protein MKFSILEPIGITACKYEQLRVEFDKLGHELIFFTDRNEDEEELIKRAEGADAVIVSNIPLRKSFIAACPKLSMISVAFTGVDHIDMDACNERNILVSNAAGFSTESVAELTIGMILSLYRKIVAGDAITRFGGDRAGFLGTELNGKTLGIIGAGAIGLRVAEIARVFNCRVIAYNRSEKSVEGVEFVSMEDLLKDSDIISLHVPLTDQTKGLIGKEELKKMKPSAILINTARGPVVNSEALCEALENGEIAGAAVDVYEKEPPLEKEHILFTAPNLIMLPHLAFATNESFDKRIEIVVENIRLWLQGKPRNIMN, from the coding sequence ATGAAATTTTCTATACTTGAACCCATTGGAATTACAGCATGTAAATATGAACAGTTGCGTGTTGAATTTGATAAGTTAGGACACGAATTGATATTTTTTACCGACCGAAATGAGGATGAGGAAGAGTTGATTAAAAGGGCAGAAGGTGCTGATGCAGTTATTGTGAGTAACATTCCGCTTCGGAAGAGTTTTATTGCAGCTTGTCCAAAACTTTCGATGATATCGGTTGCTTTTACAGGAGTCGATCATATTGATATGGATGCTTGCAATGAGCGTAACATTTTGGTTAGTAATGCTGCAGGATTTTCTACAGAATCAGTAGCTGAGTTAACGATTGGAATGATCTTATCGCTTTATAGAAAAATAGTTGCTGGAGATGCGATCACTCGTTTTGGAGGCGATAGAGCTGGCTTTTTGGGAACCGAATTAAATGGCAAGACACTTGGGATTATAGGAGCTGGTGCAATTGGGCTTAGAGTGGCCGAGATTGCAAGGGTTTTCAACTGTAGAGTGATTGCCTACAATAGAAGTGAAAAGAGCGTAGAAGGCGTTGAATTCGTTTCTATGGAGGATTTACTAAAGGATTCAGACATTATTTCTCTGCACGTACCATTAACCGATCAAACCAAAGGATTAATTGGTAAAGAGGAATTAAAAAAAATGAAGCCTTCGGCTATTTTAATAAATACGGCTCGCGGGCCAGTTGTAAACAGCGAAGCACTGTGCGAAGCATTGGAAAATGGTGAAATTGCAGGTGCCGCAGTAGATGTTTATGAGAAAGAACCGCCATTGGAGAAAGAGCACATTCTTTTTACTGCTCCCAATTTGATTATGCTTCCTCATTTGGCCTTTGCAACAAACGAGTCCTTCGATAAACGAATTGAAATTGTAGTGGAGAACATTCGTTTGTGGTTACAAGGAAAACCAAGAAATATAATGAACTAA
- a CDS encoding formylglycine-generating enzyme family protein codes for MKTFKLLRLVFILIITSSVISCSTSDNEDDNAKATGKVEISINLSESNVKALGLSSLKTSETIIKSVVISMTRKDGSVVYDKENIHLLNMNGYYIASPISLTVGEYSLTEFLVMDDTNNVIYAAPLVDSEKAYLVENPLSIDFEVTKDEVLKLVPEVLAIGDSSPSDFGYSTISFDVVPFFDFSISTFVYNSSILNWDLTTASIVVKNEDTVLYEGDLAAITNTLSLRANVSTYDMTISKSGYKSYVYSFSSDSLQYYNVDNNNEPLKIILAEDIEIKPIEFVTVEGGTFQMGNTFEGGFSQEDEYPVHTVTVSSFQMSKYEVTQGQFIKFLNAIECNSDGTFNDSEYGNVTYINMDESFCPLSIVDGKFDFKSSINAPTIECPAIGITWYGANAYCKWAGGRLPYEAEWEFAARGGNLSEGYKYSGSNDYADVAWNEYTTEEFAHPVGEKQANELGIYDMSGNVWEWCADWYEAYGSDSQTNPTGAETGSNRVGRGAGYLSNDNSCRVANRHDNNPDNLVTYRAHGIRLVKSVN; via the coding sequence ATGAAAACATTTAAACTATTAAGATTGGTTTTTATTTTAATAATTACCTCATCAGTAATTTCATGTTCAACCTCAGATAATGAGGATGATAATGCTAAAGCTACTGGGAAGGTAGAAATTTCTATAAATTTATCTGAAAGTAATGTTAAAGCTTTAGGATTATCTAGTTTAAAAACATCTGAAACGATAATAAAGTCTGTTGTGATTAGTATGACAAGGAAAGATGGTTCTGTTGTTTATGACAAAGAAAATATTCATTTGTTAAATATGAATGGGTATTATATTGCAAGCCCAATAAGCTTAACCGTTGGAGAGTATTCTCTTACCGAGTTTCTTGTTATGGATGATACTAACAATGTTATTTATGCTGCGCCTCTAGTTGATTCTGAAAAAGCTTATTTAGTTGAGAATCCTCTTTCTATTGATTTTGAAGTGACAAAAGATGAAGTATTAAAATTGGTACCTGAAGTTTTAGCTATTGGAGATAGTTCTCCTAGTGATTTTGGATATTCTACCATAAGTTTTGATGTGGTCCCATTCTTTGACTTTTCTATTAGCACGTTTGTTTATAATTCTAGTATCCTAAATTGGGATTTGACTACAGCATCGATTGTTGTAAAAAATGAAGATACTGTATTGTATGAAGGAGATCTTGCTGCAATTACGAATACTCTTAGCCTAAGAGCTAATGTTTCTACATATGATATGACTATTTCTAAATCAGGTTATAAAAGCTATGTTTATTCATTTTCGTCCGACTCTTTGCAATATTATAATGTTGATAATAACAATGAACCATTAAAAATTATATTGGCTGAAGATATTGAAATTAAGCCTATCGAGTTTGTTACTGTTGAAGGCGGTACTTTTCAAATGGGAAATACTTTTGAAGGTGGTTTCTCTCAAGAAGATGAATATCCTGTACATACAGTTACAGTAAGTAGCTTTCAAATGAGTAAATATGAAGTTACGCAAGGCCAGTTTATTAAATTTTTAAATGCAATAGAATGTAATAGTGATGGAACTTTTAATGACAGCGAGTATGGAAATGTAACTTACATAAATATGGACGAAAGCTTTTGTCCTCTTTCAATTGTTGATGGAAAGTTCGATTTTAAGAGTTCTATTAATGCGCCTACAATAGAATGTCCAGCTATTGGAATAACATGGTATGGAGCCAATGCTTATTGTAAATGGGCAGGAGGACGTCTACCTTATGAAGCAGAATGGGAATTTGCCGCCAGAGGTGGTAATTTAAGTGAAGGTTATAAATATAGTGGTAGTAATGATTATGCAGATGTAGCATGGAATGAGTATACTACAGAAGAATTTGCTCATCCTGTAGGAGAAAAACAAGCTAATGAACTTGGTATTTATGATATGAGTGGCAATGTGTGGGAATGGTGTGCCGATTGGTATGAAGCTTATGGTAGTGATAGTCAGACGAATCCTACTGGAGCAGAAACGGGTTCAAATCGTGTTGGACGTGGTGCTGGCTATTTAAGTAATGATAATTCTTGCCGCGTTGCAAATCGTCATGACAATAATCCAGATAATCTTGTTACCTATAGAGCTCATGGTATACGACTTGTTAAGTCGGTAAATTAA
- a CDS encoding DUF3098 domain-containing protein, giving the protein MNNQDKKLDFALSKENYKLIVIGFVIIIVGFLLMMGGGSDDPNVFDESIFSFRRITLAPMVVLFGFAFEIYAIMKKPKKQ; this is encoded by the coding sequence ATGAACAATCAAGATAAAAAACTCGATTTTGCCCTTTCAAAAGAAAACTACAAGCTAATTGTAATTGGTTTCGTAATTATTATTGTAGGATTTCTATTGATGATGGGAGGCGGATCGGATGATCCTAATGTCTTTGATGAAAGCATTTTTAGTTTTAGAAGAATTACTTTAGCGCCGATGGTGGTCTTGTTTGGTTTCGCTTTCGAAATCTACGCCATCATGAAAAAGCCTAAAAAACAATAA
- a CDS encoding lipopolysaccharide biosynthesis protein yields the protein MGIIRQQTIKGTVVSYIGAILGLVNTGILFPKFFATDQIGLILWLGAITTVAAQFSSLGFNNVTARLFPYFRNENVNHNGYLFILFWVGMAGFMLSLISYFILQPVAVNMYSEESPLYLDYLIYLIPLVFFTLFYNLFEGYNRVMYDAVSGTIFRDIVFKLLNLSFILLFVFEAIDFSQFVFYYVLAYCSPTVFLFMLLWWRGQISFASNLKFITPELRKSITSVSLFGIMNGLSDKLANQIDRIMIVSYIGLGANGIFGIMAYFGVLVSMPARSLRKISSTVIAEAWKRNDLSTISQIYSQSGLHQFMLGCLLFIGIWVNIDNVFEIVSDKFVEGRYVVFLIGLAHVIQMLSGVSGVIIQSSPYYKMQTVFMGSYSLLVIVSNAIMIPIWGINGAAFASLLSTLIFNLAKYLFLYRKYQLQPLNKKYLLVILISLIAYFSGYFLPRMDSYLVDIVLRSSLVGGLYVSISYALHISTDFNKFVKKQLKF from the coding sequence TTGGGAATCATTCGTCAACAAACTATAAAAGGAACTGTGGTTTCCTATATTGGTGCCATTTTGGGGCTTGTAAATACAGGCATTCTTTTTCCTAAATTTTTTGCAACAGATCAAATTGGATTGATATTATGGCTAGGTGCAATAACTACAGTTGCAGCCCAGTTTTCATCGCTTGGTTTTAACAATGTTACCGCTCGTTTGTTTCCTTATTTCCGAAACGAAAATGTAAATCATAACGGCTATCTTTTTATTTTGTTTTGGGTTGGGATGGCTGGTTTTATGCTTTCATTAATTAGCTATTTTATCTTGCAACCTGTTGCGGTAAATATGTATAGTGAAGAATCGCCATTGTATTTAGATTACCTTATTTACTTGATTCCCTTGGTGTTTTTCACTTTATTTTATAATCTTTTCGAAGGCTACAACCGGGTAATGTACGATGCTGTATCTGGAACTATTTTTAGAGATATTGTATTTAAATTACTCAATCTCAGTTTTATTCTATTGTTTGTTTTTGAGGCGATTGACTTCTCTCAGTTTGTGTTCTATTACGTTTTGGCTTACTGCTCTCCTACGGTATTTTTGTTTATGCTTTTGTGGTGGAGAGGTCAAATATCTTTTGCATCCAATTTAAAATTTATAACTCCCGAACTTCGAAAATCGATAACCAGTGTGTCCTTGTTTGGAATTATGAATGGTTTGAGCGATAAATTGGCAAATCAGATCGATCGAATCATGATTGTAAGTTACATTGGCTTGGGAGCAAATGGTATTTTTGGTATCATGGCCTATTTTGGAGTGTTGGTTTCTATGCCAGCGAGAAGCTTACGAAAGATATCAAGCACGGTTATTGCTGAAGCATGGAAAAGGAATGATTTGAGTACTATCTCGCAGATTTATTCCCAAAGTGGCTTGCATCAGTTTATGCTTGGATGTCTTTTGTTCATTGGTATTTGGGTAAATATCGATAATGTATTTGAAATTGTAAGCGATAAATTTGTAGAGGGTAGGTATGTCGTATTTCTTATTGGCCTTGCTCATGTAATTCAAATGCTTTCTGGCGTGAGTGGAGTGATCATTCAATCTTCTCCCTACTACAAAATGCAGACAGTTTTTATGGGATCTTATAGCCTTTTGGTGATTGTTTCAAATGCAATCATGATACCGATTTGGGGAATAAATGGAGCTGCCTTTGCCTCTCTGTTATCAACGCTAATCTTTAATTTGGCGAAGTATTTATTCCTCTATCGTAAATATCAACTTCAACCACTTAATAAAAAGTACCTTTTGGTGATATTAATTTCTTTAATCGCCTATTTTTCCGGCTATTTCTTACCAAGAATGGATTCCTATCTTGTTGATATTGTGCTCCGCTCAAGCCTAGTTGGAGGATTGTATGTATCAATTTCTTACGCATTACACATCTCCACAGACTTTAATAAGTTTGTGAAAAAGCAATTGAAATTTTAA
- a CDS encoding bifunctional cytidylyltransferase/SDR family oxidoreductase, translated as MRNIGVILAGGNGSRFGGNLPKQFIKVAGKTIIEHTLDVFQKCESIDEVAIVINPSFTNEIETIVNNNQYNKVKKILLGGKERSDSSLAAINAYQDEENADEIKLIFHDAVRPFINRTIINEVIDSLSTCNAVDVAIKATDTIIEVCDKDKIVNVPNRDQLRQGQTPQAFRLKTIKKAYKKALTDPFFKATDDCGIVLKYLPEESITVVEGSAENIKITYDLDMFIADKLFQLKNQEFKTSDFKPKNFDQIKNKCIVIFGGSYGIGKDIYNICKEAGAQVFSFSRSENKVNVKIVEDVKKSLDEVYQTTGKINYIINTAAILNKEALVNVDQETAEEIIAVNFLGMVNVAKESFKYLKDTQGHLLLFTSSSYTRGRASYSLYSSTKAAAVNFTQAISEEWKNFGIRVNCINPERTRTPMRVKNFGNEPVNSLLKSEDVAKISIQTLLSDLTGQVVYIKK; from the coding sequence ATGAGAAATATTGGTGTAATTTTAGCCGGAGGGAATGGTTCCCGATTTGGAGGCAATCTCCCAAAACAGTTTATAAAGGTAGCTGGCAAAACGATTATTGAACACACGTTGGATGTTTTTCAAAAATGTGAGAGTATAGATGAGGTAGCCATTGTAATAAACCCAAGCTTTACCAACGAAATAGAAACCATTGTAAACAACAATCAATACAATAAGGTTAAGAAAATATTATTGGGTGGCAAAGAGAGAAGCGATTCCAGTCTGGCAGCTATTAATGCATACCAGGATGAGGAGAATGCCGACGAAATAAAACTCATTTTTCACGATGCTGTACGTCCTTTTATCAATCGAACTATTATTAATGAAGTTATTGATAGCTTAAGCACTTGTAATGCGGTTGACGTAGCCATAAAAGCTACTGACACAATTATTGAGGTTTGTGATAAAGATAAGATTGTAAATGTCCCTAATCGAGATCAGCTTCGACAAGGACAAACACCACAAGCATTTCGTTTAAAAACTATTAAAAAAGCCTACAAAAAAGCTCTTACTGATCCGTTTTTTAAAGCAACCGACGATTGCGGTATTGTGTTAAAATACCTACCAGAAGAATCCATTACTGTGGTAGAAGGTTCGGCCGAAAACATAAAAATCACCTACGATTTAGATATGTTTATCGCCGATAAATTATTCCAGCTAAAGAATCAGGAATTTAAAACATCAGATTTTAAACCTAAGAATTTCGATCAGATTAAAAACAAATGCATTGTTATTTTTGGTGGAAGCTACGGAATAGGAAAAGACATTTATAATATTTGTAAAGAAGCAGGCGCTCAAGTTTTCTCCTTTAGCAGATCGGAAAATAAAGTAAATGTTAAAATAGTTGAGGATGTTAAAAAAAGCCTAGATGAAGTTTACCAAACAACAGGAAAAATTAATTACATCATTAACACTGCTGCTATATTGAACAAAGAAGCACTGGTAAACGTTGATCAGGAAACTGCCGAAGAAATAATTGCAGTGAACTTTCTAGGCATGGTAAATGTTGCAAAAGAAAGTTTTAAATATCTTAAAGACACTCAAGGTCATTTACTTTTATTTACTTCTAGTTCTTATACCAGAGGAAGAGCATCCTACAGTTTATACTCTTCGACAAAGGCTGCAGCTGTAAATTTCACACAAGCAATATCCGAAGAATGGAAAAATTTTGGTATTCGCGTAAATTGCATTAATCCAGAAAGAACAAGAACACCTATGCGGGTTAAAAACTTTGGCAACGAACCTGTGAATAGTCTACTTAAATCAGAAGATGTAGCAAAAATATCAATACAAACACTTTTATCTGACTTGACAGGCCAAGTAGTTTATATTAAGAAATAA
- a CDS encoding undecaprenyl-diphosphate phosphatase, whose protein sequence is MNWIEALILGLVQGLTEFLPVSSSGHLEIGKALLGVNAEDNLRFTVVVHGATVLSTLIVFRKDIWSLIQGLFEFKWNDSTQYVAKIAFSMLPIAIVGLFFKDQVEEIFNTDKILFLVGCMLLITAALLAFTFYAKQKEKEISFRDALIIGVAQTFAVMPGISRSGSTIATGLLLGNKKSEVAKFSFLMVLVPIIGENILSIFKTDVSTAASIDTSILVVGFIAAFASGLLACSWMIKLVKKGKLIYFAIYCLIIGLIAIFAS, encoded by the coding sequence ATGAACTGGATAGAAGCCCTTATTTTAGGATTAGTACAAGGATTAACAGAATTTTTACCTGTAAGTTCTAGCGGTCATCTGGAGATTGGGAAAGCCCTTTTAGGTGTAAATGCAGAAGATAATTTGAGATTTACAGTTGTAGTGCATGGTGCTACTGTTTTGAGTACGTTGATTGTATTTCGAAAAGATATTTGGTCCTTAATACAAGGCTTATTTGAATTCAAATGGAATGATTCAACACAGTATGTAGCGAAGATTGCTTTTTCAATGCTACCAATTGCTATTGTTGGGCTTTTCTTTAAAGATCAGGTAGAAGAAATTTTTAATACAGATAAGATTTTATTTCTTGTAGGTTGTATGCTTTTGATTACAGCTGCACTTTTAGCCTTTACTTTCTACGCTAAGCAAAAAGAGAAAGAGATAAGCTTTCGTGACGCTTTAATTATTGGCGTAGCACAAACTTTTGCTGTAATGCCAGGTATTTCACGTTCAGGTTCAACCATTGCAACAGGTTTGTTATTAGGAAATAAGAAATCGGAAGTGGCTAAGTTTTCTTTTTTAATGGTTCTTGTTCCAATTATCGGAGAAAACATACTAAGTATTTTTAAAACGGATGTTTCTACTGCTGCTAGTATTGATACATCGATTTTGGTTGTTGGTTTTATTGCTGCCTTTGCCTCTGGCTTGTTGGCATGTAGCTGGATGATTAAATTAGTGAAGAAAGGCAAACTAATTTATTTTGCAATTTATTGCTTGATTATCGGACTTATTGCCATTTTTGCATCCTAA
- the queA gene encoding tRNA preQ1(34) S-adenosylmethionine ribosyltransferase-isomerase QueA, whose amino-acid sequence MKLSKFKFNLPQELIALHPAYNRDESRLMVLHKDTGEIEHRIFKDVIEYFDDKDVMVFNNTKVFPARLYGNKEKTGAEIEVFLLRELNREQRLWDVLVDPARKIRIGNKLYFGDDDLLVAEVIDNTTSRGRTLRFLFDGPYDEFKEALYSLGETPLPKFINREVEAEDAERFQTIFAKHEGAVAAPTAGMHFSRELMKRLEIKGIDFAEITLHVGLGNFRDVDVEDLTKHRMDSEQILIDDEAVRVVNKAKDGKRKVCAVGTTVVRTLESSVSTMGTLKPFEGWTNKFLFPPYDFSIPDAMISNFHLPYSTLMMMVAAFGGYDKVMECYEVAIKEKYRFGTYGDAILII is encoded by the coding sequence ATGAAGTTATCTAAGTTTAAGTTTAATTTACCTCAAGAACTTATTGCTTTACATCCTGCCTACAATCGTGACGAATCTCGATTGATGGTACTTCACAAAGATACCGGAGAGATTGAGCACCGTATTTTTAAAGATGTTATCGAGTATTTCGATGATAAAGATGTTATGGTATTTAATAATACCAAGGTTTTTCCTGCCCGTTTATATGGAAATAAAGAAAAAACAGGTGCTGAAATTGAAGTATTCTTATTGCGCGAGTTAAATCGTGAGCAAAGATTATGGGATGTTTTGGTTGATCCTGCTCGTAAAATTCGTATTGGTAACAAGCTATATTTTGGTGATGATGATTTATTAGTTGCTGAGGTAATTGATAACACAACATCGAGAGGTAGAACACTTCGTTTCTTATTCGATGGGCCGTATGATGAGTTTAAAGAAGCTCTTTATAGTTTAGGTGAAACACCACTACCAAAGTTTATCAACCGTGAGGTTGAGGCAGAAGATGCTGAGCGTTTCCAAACTATTTTTGCTAAGCATGAAGGAGCTGTTGCAGCACCAACTGCTGGTATGCACTTTAGCCGTGAGCTAATGAAGCGTCTTGAGATTAAAGGAATCGATTTTGCTGAAATTACACTTCATGTTGGTTTAGGTAATTTTAGAGATGTTGATGTTGAAGATTTGACTAAGCACAGAATGGATTCAGAGCAGATTTTAATCGACGATGAGGCTGTAAGAGTTGTAAACAAAGCAAAAGACGGAAAACGTAAAGTTTGTGCTGTTGGAACAACAGTCGTTCGTACTCTTGAGAGTTCTGTTTCTACAATGGGGACACTTAAGCCATTCGAAGGTTGGACGAATAAATTTTTATTCCCTCCATACGATTTTAGTATTCCTGATGCAATGATTTCTAATTTCCACTTACCATACTCGACATTAATGATGATGGTAGCTGCTTTTGGAGGCTATGATAAAGTAATGGAATGTTATGAAGTTGCAATTAAAGAAAAGTACCGTTTTGGAACTTATGGCGATGCGATTTTAATTATATAA
- a CDS encoding cell division protein FtsX, with amino-acid sequence MTYKEKGTKRRLRSSYITSVISISLVLFMLGLMGLLILNANQLSNYVKENIGVSIILKDKVKEVETRRLQKTLDATSYVKSTEFVDKETAAKELQAELGEDFISFLGYNPLLASIDVKLYAEYANPDSIAVIEKDFKKFSQVQEISYQKSLVHLVNENVKRISLIILGFSALLFIISFTLINNTIRLSIYAQRFIINTMQLVGATRGFIRKPFMAKTLMQGILGALIANAMLLGVIYFSQKELRQVINFTNVEMIGALFLIILLMGLFITWISTLFAVNKYLRLESRSLY; translated from the coding sequence ATGACATACAAAGAAAAAGGTACAAAACGTAGACTTCGTTCCTCATATATTACTTCGGTTATTAGTATTTCATTGGTTCTTTTCATGCTAGGATTAATGGGTTTACTGATCCTAAACGCCAATCAGCTATCCAATTATGTGAAAGAAAATATTGGTGTTTCTATAATCCTAAAAGATAAAGTTAAAGAAGTAGAAACGCGTCGTTTGCAAAAAACACTAGATGCAACAAGCTATGTAAAGTCAACTGAATTTGTCGATAAGGAAACAGCTGCCAAAGAGCTTCAAGCGGAATTGGGCGAAGATTTTATCTCCTTTTTAGGTTACAATCCCCTACTCGCTTCAATTGATGTAAAACTTTACGCTGAATATGCCAATCCTGATAGTATTGCAGTAATCGAAAAAGATTTTAAAAAATTCAGTCAGGTACAGGAGATTTCTTACCAAAAATCATTGGTTCATCTTGTTAATGAGAATGTAAAACGCATCAGTTTAATTATTTTAGGCTTTAGCGCATTGCTATTCATTATCTCTTTTACACTGATTAACAACACCATTCGCCTTTCCATTTATGCACAGCGATTCATTATCAACACCATGCAATTGGTAGGTGCCACTCGTGGATTTATTCGCAAACCCTTTATGGCTAAAACCCTAATGCAAGGAATATTGGGTGCATTAATTGCCAATGCAATGCTCTTAGGTGTAATCTATTTTTCACAAAAAGAATTAAGACAGGTTATTAATTTTACCAATGTTGAAATGATTGGAGCCTTGTTTCTAATCATTTTATTGATGGGGCTTTTTATCACCTGGATATCGACCTTATTTGCTGTAAATAAATACTTAAGACTAGAATCAAGATCTCTGTATTAG